In one Nicotiana tomentosiformis chromosome 6, ASM39032v3, whole genome shotgun sequence genomic region, the following are encoded:
- the LOC138893573 gene encoding uncharacterized protein yields MAVSLRNGRDFDQKQEIARESRPTEILVPVPIEVDDSTGLTKVTVQHAQEETSKEKEVAKETEKVQEKASEKVPEQDLTQVTGSKRPPAPFAQRLAKYQKDEQYKKFMETLKQIHVNIPLIDALREMPGYAKMMKDLMSRKFDFQDLETVTLTQTCSAIVTRPIAEKLSDPGSFTIPCTIGSYAFAKALCDLGASINLMLLAIYKKLGIGRARPTSMLLQLADRMVKSPLGILDDVLMQVGKFVFPADFVILDCQVDEEIPIILGRPFLTTGRALIDCESEDLKMRLNNKEITFNVQKSMR; encoded by the coding sequence ATGGCGGTGAGTCTACGAAATGGTAGAGATTTTGATCAAAAGCAAGAAATTGCTCGCGAAAGCCGACCAACTGAGATACTTGTGCCAGTACCAATTGAGGTAGATGATTCAACGGGGTTAACAAAGGTAACGGTACAACATGCACAAGAGgaaacaagcaaagaaaaagaggttgcaAAGGAGACTGAGAAAGTGCAAGAGAAGGCATCGGAAAAAGTGCCGGAGCAGGATCTAACTCAAGTCACAGGAAGTAAGCGACCTCCAGCACCCTTCGCGCAGAGGTTGGCTAAATATCAGAAGGATGAACAATACAAAAAATTCATGGAAACTTTGAAGCAAATTCATGTAAACATTCCTCTAATTGATGCTTTGAGGGAGATGCCCgggtatgcaaaaatgatgaaggacttgatgtcacGCAAGTTTGACTTTCAAGACTTGGAAACTGTGACATTGACTCAAACCTGTAGTGCTATTGTGACAAGACCTATAGCTGAGAAGCTATCTGACCCTGGAAGCTtcacaattccatgcaccatagGTAGCTATGCATTCGCcaaagcattgtgtgatttgggggcgagcataaatctgatgctaTTGGCTATCTATAAAAAGTTAGGAATTGGAAGAGCAAGGcccacatccatgttactacaACTAGCTGATCGAATGGTGAAAAGTCCATTAGGTATACTTGACGATGTACTTATGCAAGTTGGAAAGTTTGTGTTTccggcagattttgtcattctggactgccaggttgatgaggagattcccataattttgggaaggccattcttgACCACAGGAAGAGCTTTGATTGATTGTGAAAGTGAGGATTTAAAGATGAGGCTGaataataaagaaataacatTTAATGTGCAAAAGTCCATGCGGTGA
- the LOC138893574 gene encoding uncharacterized protein has protein sequence MIVSEYAVRFSELAGHASALVATVRERVRRFIEGLHPSIRTRACAPAARYGRGFVSRPVHSALPVASGVLAPPRPQEPYYAPPVASMPPTRGAITGQSSRPGPSQSQLPRFPRGCFECGDTRHLVRDCPRARRGAPPQTYQPLRAPPVPPAILPPPTATPLPQFARGGGRGGRGRPRGGGQARYYALLARLEAVASDSVITGIVPVCHRDASSREDHEHHLRTALQTLREKKLYAKILKCEFWLDSVAFLGHIVSSEGIQVDTNKIEAVQSWPKPSSATEIRSFLGLAGYYRRFVEGFSSIAASKTRLTQKGAPFRWTKECEESFHKLKTSLTTAPVLVLPTGSGSYTIYCDASRIGLRAVLMQDSRVIAYASRQLKVNEKNYPVHDLELAAIVHAVKI, from the exons atgatTGTGTCGGaatatgcagtccgtttcagtgagttagctggCCATGCatcggctctggttgctacagttagagaaagggttcgtcgcttcattgagggactccaccccagtattcggacca gagcttgtgcgccagcagcacgctatggtaggggctttgtgagtcgccctgttcattcagctcttccagtagCCAGTGGTGTtctagctcctcctagacctcaggagccctattatgcaccgccagtagccagtatgcctcctactcgaggtgctattaccggccagtccagcaggccaggtccgagtcagtctcagctgcCGCGTtttccgagaggttgttttgagtgtggtgatactcgtcacctggttagagattgccccagagccaggaggggtgcacctccacaaacttATCAGCCTCTACGTGCTCCACCAGTTCCTCCAGCCATTCTTCCACCACCAACTGCCACCCCACTTCCTCAGTttgctcgaggtggaggtcggggaggtcgaggtcgccctagagggggaggccaggctaggtaTTATGCCCTTCTAGCCCGTttagaggccgttgcttcagattcagtcatcacaggtatcgtccctgtctgtcatagggatgcatcg TCTCGAGAAGATCATGAGCATCACCtaaggactgcacttcagaccttgagagaaaagaagttgtatgcaaaaattttaaagtgtgagttttggttagactcagtggcattcttgggtcatatagtatcgagtgaggggatccaggtagaTACGaataagattgaagcagtgcagagttggcccaagccgtcctcagctacagagatccgaagttttcttggtttggcagggtattaccgtcgctttgtagagggattttcatctattgcggcATCtaagactagattgacccagaagggtgctccattcaggtggaccaaggagtgtgaggagagttttcataagctcaagacatctttgactacagccccagtattagtattgcctacaggttcgggttCCTACACTATCTACTGTGATGCCTCGAGAATTGGCCTtagagcggtattgatgcaggacagtagggtgattgcctatgcgtctagacagttgaaggtgaatgagaagaattatccagttcatgatctcgagttagcagctattgttcacgccgtAAAGATCTAG